The Bosea sp. 685 DNA window TGCCGTTGATGGACGGTATCGAGTTCACCCGCGCCTGCCGGGCGAGGCCCGAGGGGCAGAACATCCCGATCATCATGCTGACCACCGAGAACGGCGCCGAGATCAAGGCGGAAGGCCGCCGCGCCGGCGCCAGCGCCTGGATGGTCAAGCCCTTCGAACCATCGACACTGCTCGGCATCGTCGCCCGCTATCAGGGCTGAGGGCGAGAACAGGGGCGTCGATGGCGGGGCTTGCGTCGGCAGTCGCCCGTCAAAGCCAATCCGACCAGCAGTCCTGATGGCTCTCCCAGCGCTCGACCGCTTCAAGCAAGGCGAGGAGCTCGGCCTCCTCGCGCGAGCCCGGCGAGGCATGCGCGATCTCGTCGATCCGCTGTGTGGCGCGTTCGTGGTCGTCTTCGGTGTGAATGCGCACGCGTTGCTGCAAGGTCATCGGCAACTCCACTGATCGCGGGCTCATAGCCTGCGTTCGATGTCAGTTTCACGAAGACGATGACGTGCAAAAAGGATGCCGGCGGATTCTCCTGGATGCGCGCAGAACTGCGCCATCCAGCTCGCATGGACCGTCGCTGCGGCGGCGCGCTCGTGCGAATCGAGGCTCCGATTTTCGCGCCGCTTCCGGCTCAAAGCAAAAAGGCCGCCCTTTCGAGGCGGCCTTTTGTCCCTGTATCTCAAGGGCTTCATATGGTGGGCGCGACAGGGATCGAACCTGTGACCCCTACGATGTCAACGTAGTGCTCTCCCGCTGAGCTACGCGCCCGTCTGCCGCGTCGGGATACGTCGCGGCCGCCGGAACAGGGTGTCACCGTTGCCGGCTGACCATGTTGCGAGGTGTGCGGCTATAGCGGCTCATGCGGCGCCTTGCAAGCCGCTTGAGCTGCAAAAGCGTCAAGCCGCCAGAAGCTTTTCGACCTCGCTGACGAGCTCGCGCAGATGGAAGGGCTTGGACAGCACCTTGGCATCCTTGGGCGTCTGCGAATCGGGGTTCAAGGCGACTGCCGCGAAGCCCGTGATGAACATCACCTTGATATCGGGATCGAGCTCGGTGGCGCGCCGCGCCAATTCGATGCCGTCCATCTCCGGCATCACGATGTCGGTCAGGAGCAGCTCGAAGGGCTCTTCGCGCAGGCGGTTATAGGCCGAGAGGCCGTTGTCGAACGAGGCCACGTCATAGCCCGCATTCTGCAAGGCCTTGACCAGGAAGCGGCGCATGTCGTTGTCGTCTTCAGCGAGAAGTATCTTCGTCATGGGCCTGCTATGTCCGTCCCGAAAGGCCTGTCTCAGGATGAAGGCCGCCGGGCGCGGCGGTTTCCATCCGGTCGTAGTGTCTGGCGCCTGCGCCATATCCCGGGCCGGCGAGCAGCCGGGTTAGCCGGCCGGCTGCAGGCTTGGAACCATGTACTTCTATAAGGCATGCGCATGGTAAACAACGCGTGAATCCGGTCTTGGTTAAACAGCCGCGCGGGTAATGCTTCTACCGCGCCGTTTTGTGTGCTTCAGTTCGGCGACATGAGCTCTCCAACCGCCTTCTTCAAAGCCGATCCCGAGGATGTCGTCGCCGAGATCGAGCGGCCCTTCACGCTGCATCAGCCGGCGCTGCAGGTCGTGCCCGTGGTGGTCGACGTGCCCCACGCTGGGCGGCGCTATCCCAAGGCCTTCGTCGAGGGCGCGCGATTGCCGCTGCGCAGCCTGCGCCGCTCCGAGGACGCCTATATCGACCTGCTCTTCGCCCAGGCCGTGGCGCTTGGAGCTCCGCTGCTGGTCGCCGAGTTCCCGCGCGCCTTTCTCGACGTCAATCGCGAGCCCTA harbors:
- the cpdR gene encoding cell cycle two-component system response regulator CpdR; this translates as MTKILLAEDDNDMRRFLVKALQNAGYDVASFDNGLSAYNRLREEPFELLLTDIVMPEMDGIELARRATELDPDIKVMFITGFAAVALNPDSQTPKDAKVLSKPFHLRELVSEVEKLLAA
- a CDS encoding response regulator; this translates as MKILAIDDTKTLLSLLCLTLRNAGHDVAAAENGEEGLATFDKFKPDLVITDLNMPLMDGIEFTRACRARPEGQNIPIIMLTTENGAEIKAEGRRAGASAWMVKPFEPSTLLGIVARYQG